Genomic DNA from Oncorhynchus mykiss isolate Arlee chromosome 2, USDA_OmykA_1.1, whole genome shotgun sequence:
AAATGGGTAGGGAGACCTCGTCAgtaccttaaagggatagttcattcCTTTGAAGTTGAAGCTAATATTTTGTACTGTAACGTGTTTGAACTACAGAGACAATCATTGTAATATTTGTGATCATCTTTAGCACAGGTGTCAAagtcattccacggagggctgagAGTCATTCCagtaggccctccatggaatgagtttgacacctctgATCTATAGCATGCCTCCTATTAAATCATTTGATATAGCTATGTCTAAGAAGGAAACAATCAAGTTGTtggcaaaaaaactaaacaatgAGGCATCCGAATAGTTTTTGGTCTGATATTTATTTTACAACTTGTCAGCAATAATTTACAACAGCATATGTGTAAAGCATTGACGAAATTTGCAACGGTTTCTCAGTtaaatatttgttgttgttgttggttctACCTTTCTTCTACAACATTGACATCGGACATATATTCCGTAGTATATTCACAAAACTATTTACACACACATGCCCCCTTTAATGACAGTTGAAAACATAATCGATTTGAGGCAAGAGCTGCTGAACAGaagcaaaaaataaacaaaattggAAATGCAAATCAAATCTAGTCACTCACACAATAAACTCAAACATGATAAACACCACAATTGCAGGAAAAAGGATTGTACATTTTAAAAGGATATTTATCAGAACTTTTGGTCACCGGACCAAAGTTACCTCCAACTACATACACCTAATCTGAATGGAAGTTTGTGTATGTATTAGAATGTGATACTAGAGCTCCTTCTTCATTCGGAGTTGGAGAATAAGTTGTTTCATgtagctttataaatacattaagACGTATATCCCAAAATGAATTATGATTAGTGGTTTACGTTTATTCAAAAACACTAAAAAGCCTCATGATCTGTAGTAGCCTAGTATCTTGTTCTTCAAACACATACACAGTCTATACAGTCTGGAGTTAAGTTTCTGCCTTCTAGTTTAGTGATTTTCTTCAAgaacaatgtatttaaaaaatacatacagtGATGCACTACAATAGTTGGAAAGTGAGTGTTGGGAAGGAACGGGGAGGTTTTTCAAAGGCAGAAACAAGTGCACTTTATCTCTGAAACTTCCAGAGCTAAGAAAAACAAAGGTAGTTACATTCAATATCAAAGTTCATGCCTAGTATAATTTTGCTGGAAGTTAAACTGACTGGTCACGGGGTGTCTCATTATGTGTGCAGAGATGCCAACCAAACAGGGATATAATTGTCAATTGTCATAAAACAGCATCTTCCAATGACGTGCTTCCTTTCAATATTATGCTAAATATCAGCAGTCAGCAAAATGTATCGGAGGGGGTTACTGCAAATTCCAAAAGACTAAATAAACTAATCCAAATGTGTTGTCATGGAGAGGGAGTTACATAATATGAAGTAAATCATTTGTCCATGATCCAAGGTGGACATCTCGGTTTGAAGTACCTAAGTAACTTTCTCAAGCACTTTATACAGAGGCCAATTTAGTGCATAAACAAGGAAATGGATCAAATCACACCTATCACAATTAGTCATACTGTACAGTCAGAGTCAGAAATGTTGACCTGCAATGTTGACCTTGGCGTAGGTCAGTTGCAACATCCTACATCCAAAGTCACCAGCTGATTGGGGATCAGAGGGCAATATTGCTTATAAGCAGATTGTTTGTCTTGGTGTTTTGGCACTGATATTCGCAGTTTAAAAGGCTGTGTTAATGGAAAAACTCCAGCTCAATACAACCTATAATTTTAGTAATAACAGACGTGTACATGTTGTTAGTGTCAATCATTGTCGATTAACATTCAGATTATTCTTGCATTAAGTGCAAAAGGCACACACTGTCACAACTTCCCCCTGCTTGGCCAAGATACAGGAGAATTTTAACTGTGAAATTTGTCTCGAAACTTCTATATCAATACAAATCTATCGAAAATACGAAAATAAGGTAAAAACAGACAGCTGTCGGAGAATCGTAAACAACATAAATTGATGTGCATTCTGCATTTTAAGCCTAACACATACACAGTTAAATTAGCCAGTTTTTACAAGAAAGAAAACAAAATCTCAAAATGTCATCTTAATTATGTACTGTCGATTTCATTGTCTGGGGACTCATCCCCTAATTCCttatcatcataatcatcatcttcatcattctCAAGATTGTCCTCCCTCTCATCAGGTGAGCCCGGCTCCGCCACGTTTGACATGTCACTGTCGTCGGAGGGAGAGTCCTTGGAATCGGAACCGAATCCAGAGATCTTCTCTGTCGACATGCGGGAAAAAACACCGGCTGTTGCGGCCGCAGCTGCCGACGCATGTGAGTTGAGGCTGGGGTATAACCAGTGAAACTGAGATGAGATCGTGGCCGCTGCCGCAGCTGGGTACACAAACTTCTCTAGGTTACTTTTGTCAAATAGAGGCATGTAGGACGCTGCCGCCGAGGGATTTATGAAGTAAAAGGGCATGCAAAAGGGAGTCTGTTGTCCCACGCCAGTTATTCCCATCAACGAATTCATAAAGACCAGATCGGGTCTGGTGGTCATGTCTGCGCTTGTCGTGCAGTTTCCAGCCCAGTTCATCTTTGTTTTTTTGGCAGCGCGGTCATCCTCGAACTCCTGCTTTATCTTTACTGCCTTGGGCCCCTGCAGTTTGCTCCGGTCACATCCTTTCTTCCCATCATTCTTTTCCGCCTCACCCCCATatccactgtctgtgtctgtgtcattcTCGTTAAGCTCTCCATGGCTCCTCTGTATGACTGATACGCGGTCATGTCCGGCTTGGCTGTCTGGTTTTTGGCCATCGCGGTCGAGCGCGTCTCTGGCAGGTAGCTGGGGATGGTGCAGTGGCGTACCAGGCTGAAACTGCGCCGAGACTTTGTGCAAGTGGCTGATTAGTTGCGCGCACCGCTGCTCACATGCATTCCAGTTCTCCAACTTGTTTAGGTACTGCAGGACCTCTTTGGCACACGCTTGGAACCCCGAGTGGAACGCATCCAAATCAGCGCGAATGGGCACTTTCATCGATAGATCCCCTGGAAAACATGCATTTAAAAGTTAGAAAAGACAACTTCATTGACTGAATTAAATTGTACCTAATTGTGAGAATGCAACCATATCAAATTTGATGGCTACAATAACTTTTACGCATAGCCTATCCAAAACCAAAGAAGCCAAAATAGAGAATTCATAAACTCTAGCCTATCATGAAACTGAATAGTCATTGGAGGTTATGCAACAACAACTTACCATTCTGAAAAGCCAGAATCTCCTGGTGCTGCTGCTCAGTGACTGCAGTCAAAGCGTTTAAATGCTTCAAAGTTAACTCAAGAACAACTGCTTTCTCCAAATGCCCGAGCGTCTGAGTGGAAAACACGAGATCAGATAACTCAACAATCATTCATCAAaacaataatatatattttttttacatttcatatGCAAATCACTTCTTAATCGTAAAAGCTTACTGTCAGTTTGAGATGTTCGGGTAACAAATCCTTTAACTGTCCGATACACTCATtgattctgtctctcctcttcttctctatcAATCGGTGTGGTAACTTGTACGCGTCCTGGGAATGAAAAGATACATTTGATTACGACCACAGAAACAAATGATAGCATTAGATCAAATCTACAACAAGTACAACACAGTCAAGACACATCCTACAAGGACGTTTTACCTATCAGACATTTATTGATCTACAAACAGGATAGATAAAACGCGCGCATACCTTGCCATCTTCGCGCTTCAGCCCTCTTTTCGATTTACACATGTAGAGTGAGGAGTATTCCACCCTGACAAAATGAAAAGGGCAGGTTAGTTACATAGTTAAACGTACAAATGGTGTACATCTAATAGTTAATGGGCATAGCCCCATACCATGGGCATAGCCCCATACCATTCTAAAAATGAAATAATTAGATTACCCTAAGAAATCAGCATGATCCATAAATTGCCTGTCCTGCAGACGCGATATTTTTTCATCCATAACTTGTCTCTTGTTGGTATTCCTCTTTGTCTTTACAATGTGTCTTATTCCAAAACCAGCAGGCAGAGAAGCTTTTGGGAAGATGTTGCACGGCGAGTGTTCTGAATAGTGCTGCACTTTAGAATGATGTCTAGTTTCCCGAACTGCCACTTTGCGAGTCGTTTGTACGAGAGCGCACAGCGCACGCGCGACTTCGGTCGGAACAGCTCCAACTCACGTGTAAACTGCACCAGCACGAAGTCCGGTAATTAAGACCTTTGCTATTCCTGGTAGTAGACCTACGCGACAGCCCGTTTCTATGGCAATGCAAACTTGGACCGTATCTAATTCTCGTTATTATATTGGATTTAACATTTATATTGTGAAGAAACTGAAATAAGAGTTGATTATTTTATGCGCCGGTGAATATGCTCATTCCCACTGACCACATAAAGGTGAATGTGAAGCAAATGCGGCATGCACATAAGCACACGGGAAAGTAGGCGTTGAGCGTATGTATGCGTGCGTGGAAGGAGCGGATGTGTAAGGAGAGGGTGCGCAAggagcgcgcgcgcacacacacacacacgcacacacaaacatcctGCGGGCGAGGTACTCATCCCTTCTCGTTCTCGCACCAGTAGTCACTCAACCTCCAGCTGCCCTGAGGTGCGTTTTCAGTAACAATGGCTCTGGCTGTGTGCTCAAACACGTGCGCCGCAGTTCCTTATACCAGCCCCCTGTCAAGTTGACAACAATATAAATAGAATCATGAACATGGCCCATTTGAGAAGAGAAACAATTActatgaacaaaaatattaatgcaacatgtaaagtgttggtcccatgtttcatgagccgaAATAAAATCTCATAATACAATAAAATGCCATCCTAAAAtatgtagttttgtcacacaacgccacagatgtctcaagtttgaggaagtgtgcaattggcatgctgactgcaggaatgtccaccagagctgttgccagaaagtgtcatgttcatttctctaccataagccacctctaacgttgttttagagaatttggctttATGTCGAACCGGCCTCATACCTGCAGACCACatatatggcgttgtgtgggcaagcaGTTGCTGATgtgaacgttgtgaacagagtgccccatagtgGTTGTGGGGTTATGTTATGCGtagacataagctacggacaacgaagacaaatacattttatcaatggcaatttgaatgcacaggatacagtgaagagatcctgagacccattgtcgtaccattcatccgccgtcatcacctcatgtttcagcatgataatgcacggccccatgttgcaaggatctgaacacaattcttccatggcctgcactcACCatgcatgtcacccattgagcatgtttgggatggccaggattgacgtgtacgacaacgtgttccagttcctggcaatatccagcaactttgcacagccattgaagaggagtggaacaacattccacaggcctgaTCAGCTCTATGCGAAGGacatgtgtcgtgctgcatgaggcaaatgttggtcacaccagatactaactggttttctgatccacacccctacttttatattaaggtacactacatgacttaaagtatgtggacacctgctcgtcgtacatctcatttcaaaatcatgggtatCAATATGGAGATGGTCcccccttgctgctataacagcctccactcttctgggaaagctgtcctctagatgttggaacattgttgcagggacttgcttccattcagccgtaAGAGAATGAGTGAGGTCAAAcactgatgttaggcgattaggcctg
This window encodes:
- the LOC110497676 gene encoding class E basic helix-loop-helix protein 41, producing the protein MDEKISRLQDRQFMDHADFLGVEYSSLYMCKSKRGLKREDGKDAYKLPHRLIEKKRRDRINECIGQLKDLLPEHLKLTTLGHLEKAVVLELTLKHLNALTAVTEQQHQEILAFQNGDLSMKVPIRADLDAFHSGFQACAKEVLQYLNKLENWNACEQRCAQLISHLHKVSAQFQPGTPLHHPQLPARDALDRDGQKPDSQAGHDRVSVIQRSHGELNENDTDTDSGYGGEAEKNDGKKGCDRSKLQGPKAVKIKQEFEDDRAAKKTKMNWAGNCTTSADMTTRPDLVFMNSLMGITGVGQQTPFCMPFYFINPSAAASYMPLFDKSNLEKFVYPAAAAATISSQFHWLYPSLNSHASAAAAATAGVFSRMSTEKISGFGSDSKDSPSDDSDMSNVAEPGSPDEREDNLENDEDDDYDDKELGDESPDNEIDST